One Heyndrickxia oleronia genomic window, AACAAATAAAAGAAAATTTGCCGATAGAGGATCATGATATACCGGTAGATATCATTATTACGGAAAGTAATAAGATTATTTGCAGATAGTTCAAACTTTGGATAAAATGATGTCTTCCTTCACACACTATACTTGATAAACATTGACACTTGATATGGGAGGAATGCTGATGAAAACCTTGTTTAAGTGGTTGCTATCAGGAGTTTTTATTTATAGTGTGTTCAAGTATAGATATAAATTATTAAATGTTGTAATGGGTAGCTACTGGCTTAGAAAAATAGCTATTAGAGTGGTAATGAGCATTCCAGGAGTTAAATCCAAATTTATGGAGAGTGCTTTCCGATAAAAAAATATTTAAATTGCAGACAGACAAGCTGTAGACAATGGAGATTCCTTTACAGTTGGTCTGTTTTTTCGTTATAGTTATATAAAATGTTGTTGTTGATTATACATAAATAGAAAAAAACAGTAAAAGAAAAAATAGAGAGTGAGGAGCTTGATTGAGTAGTAGAGAGGATTTTTTATTTTGGAGATTAGCCCATTATTTTATAATAGAAAAAAATTATTCATTATTGCAAATTAGTGAACGGCATGATGAATTATGGCTTGAAAATACTTCAAAAAAAGATGCTCAAGTCATTCGGTTATTGCGCTATGATCTTGATTGGGGAAATAAGCTTCAACGTGATATCCAGCATACTGCTGTAAGAGCAGAAAATGTACGAAAACATCTAATGAAAAGGGAATTAACTGTCTTAAACCTTTATATTAGTGAATACACACCTGTAGATGAATATGAATCATATATTCGTCATCCGCTTCAGGTGAATAAAAAAACAACTGTTCATAGTGTGATTATTGACAAAGAAGTGAATAGTTTTGGAAGTATCATCAATATTCCATCAGCCATTCAGCTTAAAGATGAATATGATGATCAGGAGATATTAGCTATAAAATCTGCTGCATTAAACAAAGCTGTAGAAAGCTCTCAACAAGAACAACAGTTTTTTAATAATGGGAAGCCGTTTTTTACATATGCTTTTTTAGTTATCCAGATCATTATGTTTATTCTCTTAGAGATAACTGGTGGAAGTACAAATATTGAGAATTTAATCAAATATGGTGCGAAGTATAATCCTGCGATTATGGAAGGAGAATGGTGGAGATTTATTACACCAATCTTTCTTCATATTGGACTTTCACATGTGATTATGAACTCAATTGCTATTTATTTTCTAGGTACAATTGTTGAAAGAGTCTATGGTAGAATTCGTTTTATATTGATCTATCTTTTTTCAGGATTCGCTGGTGTATTAGCTAGTTTCATTTTTAGTGATCAAATATCTGCAGGAGCGAGTGGTGCAATTTATGGATGTTTTGGTGCATTACTATTTATAGGTGCTACTAATCCTAAGATCTTTTTTAGAACGATGGGGACAAATGTTATTGTTGTCCTAATATTAAATCTGGTTATTAGCTTTACTGTCCCAGTTATTGATCTTTCTGCACATATTGGAGGTCTCCTTGGAGGATTTGTTGCTTCAGCTATCGTATTTTTTCCAAAAAAGCGGAAAGTGCTGCTTCAGATCGGAGCTTTTATTTTAACAATGATCATCACTGCAGTTTCATTATATTTTGGCTACCATAATGAAACAGCAACAAGTATAAATAGCTGGGCTCAGCATGAAATTCAAAAAGGACAAAACTATGAAAAAATATATGAACGATTAAGTAATTTTGAAAAGACAGGAAAAGGAGATGCATTAACGTATTTCCAGCTTTCATATACCGAGTTACAGCTTAATAAAACTGAAGATGCTAAAAAGCATTTATTAAAAACAAT contains:
- a CDS encoding rhomboid family intramembrane serine protease yields the protein MSSREDFLFWRLAHYFIIEKNYSLLQISERHDELWLENTSKKDAQVIRLLRYDLDWGNKLQRDIQHTAVRAENVRKHLMKRELTVLNLYISEYTPVDEYESYIRHPLQVNKKTTVHSVIIDKEVNSFGSIINIPSAIQLKDEYDDQEILAIKSAALNKAVESSQQEQQFFNNGKPFFTYAFLVIQIIMFILLEITGGSTNIENLIKYGAKYNPAIMEGEWWRFITPIFLHIGLSHVIMNSIAIYFLGTIVERVYGRIRFILIYLFSGFAGVLASFIFSDQISAGASGAIYGCFGALLFIGATNPKIFFRTMGTNVIVVLILNLVISFTVPVIDLSAHIGGLLGGFVASAIVFFPKKRKVLLQIGAFILTMIITAVSLYFGYHNETATSINSWAQHEIQKGQNYEKIYERLSNFEKTGKGDALTYFQLSYTELQLNKTEDAKKHLLKTIQLKPDFHEAHFNLALIYYQDDRNITKAKQHLKEAIRISDDKKYKEYLEQLNQLED